The following is a genomic window from Coriobacteriia bacterium.
TAGGCAGCCCGTGGCGCTCCATGAGTTCCTTCGCGAAGGTCTTGCTGCCCTCGAGGCGCGCACCGGACGCTCCGGGACCAAAGACGGGGATGCCCACCGAGCGCACTTCATCGGCGACCCCTGCCACGAGCGGCGCTTCAGGCCCGATCACAACGAGATCCACGGCGTTCTCTATGGCGAACGAGGCGACAGCAGCCGGATCGTCCACCGAAAGCGGCGTGTTGATGGCGTCAGGCTCGAGTGCGGTGCCGCCGTTGCCGGGCGCGACGAGGATGCGCTCGACGAGCGGGGATGCGGCCAGCGAACGCACGATGGCGTGCTCGCGACCGCCGGAACCGATGACGAGGATGCGCATGCCCATTGCAGGAGCCCTTCACGTGGGACGCTGTCGGCAATCCGGAAACGGCGCTCGCCGTTCACCTTCGGATTGTAGCGAAGCGACGCGGCAAGCGCGCGGCGGGTACCATCGCATCATGAGCCGCGTCGTCGACATCGCACTACCTACTGACGCTGAGGCGCTCCTCGATGCGCTCGTGAGCCGGGGTCATTTCGCCGCCGTCGTGGGCGGCGCGGTTCGAGACGCGCTGCTCGAGCGGATCGTCGGCGACCTGGACGTCGTGACGGCGGCGACCCCCGATGGGGTGCGTGAGTCCTGCGAGGGCACCACCTGGTGCCAACGCACGTACGCCGTCGGCGAGCGCTACGGCACGATCGGCGTCGTGCTTGCCGACGGAACGGTCGTCGAGGTCTCGCAGCTTCGGGGCGCGGATTTCGCCGAGGACGCGAGCCGGCGCGATTTCACCATCAACGCGCTGGGTGCCGCGTGGCCGGGGCTCGCACTGCTCGACGCCGTGGGTGGCCTCGCGGATCTCGACGCCGGAATCCTGAGAGCGCCCGGGGAGCCATCGGAGCGGTTCGCCGAAGACCCGCTGCGCGTCTTGCGAGCGGCGCGCTTCGTCGCCGACCTCGGGTTCGTGCTGGACCCCGCGACTGAGGCGGCGGCGGCCGCTACGGCCCCGCTGCTAGCCGACGTATCGGCGGAGCGCGTTCGCGACGAGCTTACGGCGCTGCTCCTTGGCGAGCAGGTCGGCGAAGGGCTCAGCGTGGCGCTGCGCACGGGCGCGCTGGCCGAGGTGCTGCCGGAGGTCGCTGCCCTCGACGGTGTGACACAGCCGACCTTCCACGACCTCGACGTCTTCGCGCACACCGTGCAGACGGTCGACAGCACCCCCGCGATCTTCCGGCTGCGCTGGGCCGCGCTGCTCCACGACGTCGGCAAGGGGCCGTGTCGCACGGTAGAGCCCGATGGGCGGATCCGCTTCTTCCGCCATGCGAAGATCGGCGCCGAGATGACGGCGCGCATCTGCGAGCGCCTGCGCTTCTCGAAGGCGCAGTCGCGTGCCGTGACACACCTTGTCGCCGAGCACATGCGCCTCGGAGACCTCGTGATCGACAACCCCCGCGCAGTTGACCGCGCGGTGCGGCGCTTGGACCTGTGGGCTTCGAGCAGCGCCGACGCGGTACGGCTCGCGAGTGCCGAGGACGCGGTCGATCTCACGATGGCCGACTTCGCGGCGACCGCCCACCGAGCCGACGCCCCCGCCGTGCGCACACGCCTAGACGCGGCGGTCCGTGCCTCACGCGGACGCGGAACGCGCACCCGACCCGGCTCCGTGCTTGGCGGCACAGAACTCATGCGCGAGCTTGGGCTGCCCGAGGGCCCGTGCGTCGGCGACGCGCAGCGCGCGATCGAGGAGGCGGTGGCACACGGCGAGCTGCGAGCCGACGACCGACCCGGAGCCCTGCGCGTGGCGCGCTCCGCGGTGGCTCGCGGACGCGAGGGGCGCACCTAGCGAGTCCGATAGACGTCCGCACGGTGGTCGATGCGCGTCACACGGATGATCGCGTCGTGCTCGATGCGGAAGACCACTCGGTACGGTCCGCGCTTGGCCACACGGTATCCCGCAAGGTCCTGCTCGAGCTCCTTGCTCAGGCGCAGGGGATTCTCCAGCAACGGCCCCGTGATGAGCTCAACAATCGCTGCGGCAGCGAACTCCGGAATCCGGGCGAGCACCCGATCGGCCGCGGCAGCGACCTTGAGCTCGTAGGCGGCCACCGGCTAGCCCTTCGGCAAGTACTTGGCGCGCAACTCGGCAGCGGTGAAGTACTCGCCCCGGTCGATTTCGGCGTCCGCTGCCCGAATCTCCTCAAGCGCGCCGGGCGTGGACAGGATGTCGAGAGTCTCCTCGAGGCTCTCGAGATCGTCCGGGCTCATGATGATCGCGGCGGGCTTGCCGTGACGCGTGATGATGACACGCTGCTGCTGACTCTCGACAAGATCGACGATCTCGGAGAGGTGGGCTTTGACGTCGGCGAGCGAGCGTGTCTCAGACATGACCAGAATTCTAGTCATATCGAGTGAGGTGGTCAACCGCCGTCACCGTATCGGCGGCCACCACCGCCTCGACTCCTGGTACTACAACCCGCTACGCGTGCGTATCTCGAGCAACGCGCCATCGATCAGTGCGCTCGAAGCGAACGCCGACAACGAGGACTTGATCTCACCCGCCACGGTGTCGTAGTCGTCGTTGCTGAAGTCCTCAGCGCGCTTGCCGAGCTTCATCGCCGTCGAGCGCATGCATATCTCCGCTGCCGGTTTGCCCACCAGCGGCGCGAGAACGTCGACGCTGTTGCTGTAGATGCTCATCTCGCTCGCCCCCTTAGGCCTTCGGCTTCTGGATATCAACGGCCAACGAAGCACCGGTCGCCACGATCGTGAATCCGAACCACCAACCTGCGTCGATGATGCTTCCGCTTTGGTAGGTACCGTTCCAGACAGTCACGTTGTAGGCGACGTCGGAGATTGCCACCAGAACGTACCCACCCACCGCGCACCACCACGGCCAGGCGATTCGCCCGCCCGCCAGCTTGCCTGCCGTGATCGCCAGCGCCACGCCGGGAAGCAGAATCAACCAGATGTCGCCGAGCGGATAGAACATGGAGATAGCCTTGGCGAGCTGGTCCATCGACGTGTCGGCGAGGATTGGTGAGAACACCGTGAAGTAGAGTCCGATCGTTGCCAGAACGCACAGCGCCCCCGATATCAGCAGTGCCGGTTTCAGGTCGAACAGCGCCTTGAACGAGAGGAGGGCCGTCAGCACTCCGACGGCAGCAAACGGATACATGGACAGGTAGAAGACGTCGGCGAGACTCGGGAACGGAACCTCGACAGCGAGAACCGCTTCGTAGTAGGTCCAGACGATTTGGCCCAGCTGGAACGATGCCACGCCCGCCGCAAGCCAGGCCCACTGTTTGCCGACGGGCTCGTTGAGTCCGAGCTGGAGCACGGCCCACACCATCACGAGCACGGCGAACACTCCCGTGATCACACTCGGAGCGTTGCTAAGCCACGCGCTCGCGCCTTCCCCCGCGGCGACGATCGCAGCGTACAAGGCGACCGAGATGGCCACCCCGACACCGAACACGAGCCACGTGCGCACCGAGACTACCTTGCCCATGTGCCCTCCCCCCACGTTGAAGCCGCCGAAGTGCGACTCCCCTTCCTTTATCGGGCTCGTACCCGAAACCATGAGCACGAATGCGGGGCGCCGCAGGCGTGCCGCGCCGGGCGCTGCAGAGTCGCGTGCGACGCGCTGTACCTACCCGGCCACCGCCGCGAACAGCATCCACGCCCCCACGAGGCCGACGATCGCGCCTGCGATCACGCAGGCCCAATACGTCGCCCGGTAGCCGGCATCGTGGTACGGACGCCATCCCGTGGTCACCGGAACGGGTCGCAGCACCGCCTCTCCGCGAAGTGCCAGCAGAATCGGAGCGAGCCCCATCGGCACGAACACGACCGCGCATATGATCCAGCCCCAGGCGACACCCCCGTCCCCCGGCGGGCTCAGTCCCATCACCGCGAACTGGTAGCCCAGTGAGACGAAGAGCCCCACCCAGACCGGAAGCAACAGGTTGAATCCGCCGGCGCGCAGCGAGAACAGCAACGACAGCCCGCCGAACAGGAACCCGCCCAGAATGGACACCGGGACGAGTCCCGCCCAGAGCGGGGCGGGGAACGCGATGACGTACGGACCGCCGGCCGCGACGAAGCCGCCAATGCTCATGATCGCCCGCGCAGCGAAGTTCAGAAACGTCACGGCGAAGGCCAGGGCCGCCGAACAGACCGCCAGGCCGACCAGCAAGCCTACGGTACGAGCCGTCCATGCACCCCGTTCGGTCACTGGCGCCCCTTCGGGTCTCAGAGCACCTCGCTACGCCCGCGGCTCCCAGCGGCGCATGATCGTCTGCTCGCGGCTCGGACCGACCGCGATCATCGAGACCGGAACGTCCGCCAGCTCCTCGAGGTAGAGAACGTAGTCGCGCGCCTCCTTGGGCAGCTCCTCGAAGGTGCGACAGTGCGTGATATCGCTCTTCCAGCCGGGCAGCTCCTCGTAGATGGGCTTGGCGTGGTGGAAGACCGTCTGGTGGCACGGCAGGTTGTTGTACCGATGCCCTTCGTACTCGTAAGCGACGCACACCTTGATGGTGTCGAGCTGCGAGAGCACGTCGAGCTTCGTGATGATGAGGTCGGTGAGACCCGAGATCTGCACCGTGTAGCGCACGATCACCGCGTCGTACCAGCCGGCGCGGCGCTCGCGGCCCGTCGTGGTGCCGAATTCGTGGCCCACATCGATAAGGTGGCGGCCGGTCTCGTCGTCGAGTTCTGTCGGGAACGGGCCTGAACCGACGCGCGTGATGTAGGCCTTCGCGATGCCGAGGACGCGATCGATGCGGCGGGGCCCCACGCCGGCGCCCGTGCACGCGCCACCCGCCGTCGGCGACGACGAGGTCACAAACGGGTACGTGCCGTGATCGAGGTCGAGCAGTGTGCCCTGCGCTCCCTCGAACAGCACCCACTGATCGGCGTCGAGGGCCTTGTTGACCACGAACGACGTGTCGGCGATGTGCGGCTTGATGCGCTCGGCGTAGGGCAGGTACTCCTCGGCGATCTGCTCGACCGTGTAGGTGGGCAGGCCATGGAGCTTCTCGAGAAGGTCGTTCTTCTCGTGCAGCGCCGCCTCGACCTTCTTGCGGAAGATGTGCTCGTCCTGCAGGTCTTGGACGCGCAGTCCCATCCTGCTCGCCTTGTCCATGTACGCCGGTCCGATGCCTCGACGCGTCGTGCCGATCTCCAGCTTGCCCAGCCGGCGCTCGGACGCTCCATCCAGGTCCTTGTGGTACGGCATGATGATGTGAGCGTTGCAGCTGATGAGCAGCCGGTGCGTGGAGAGATCGTCGGCCTCGAGCCGGTCCATCTCCTCGAGCAGGACCTTCGGGTCGATGACGCACCCGTTGCCGATGACCGGCGTGATGTGCGGGTACATGATCCCGCTGGGAATGAGGTGCAGCTTCAGGGTGCGCCCGCCGTGAATGACGGTGTGCCCCGCGTTGTTCCCGCCCTGGAAGCGGACGACGTAGTCGAAGTCGTCTGCGATGAGGTCGGTGATCTTGCCCTTACCTTCGTCGCCCCACTGGGCGCCGACGAGGACGATTCCGGCCATATGATGACTCCCGTGCTCTCTGAATCGGCTCCGCGGACACTGATAGCCGCTCCCGAGCCGTGCGCTGCCTGCTCCCGAAGGCGCGCGTGCGCTCCACTAGGGTGAAGCGAACCGGAGCGTAGTATGCTCTACGCGCGCACGGAGCGCCAGCGCACAGAAGGCAAATCACGACGGCGAGCACGACAGAGGGGGCGTTGAAGGCTATGGGGCGATGGACTCCGGCGCTTCTGACCGGCAACTCGGTGGTCGACGCCGAGCACCGGGAACTCATCGCACTGGTCGACCGACTGGAGCTGACGGGTAACGGGCCCGACGGAACCGGCATAGCCGAGGCGCTCGACGAGCTCACGGACTACGTCCACGTCCACTTCCAGATGGAAGAGAAGCTCATGCGGCGCGAGGGGTACCCTGCCGACGCGTTTGAGGCGCACATCGCC
Proteins encoded in this region:
- a CDS encoding HD domain-containing protein; the encoded protein is MSRVVDIALPTDAEALLDALVSRGHFAAVVGGAVRDALLERIVGDLDVVTAATPDGVRESCEGTTWCQRTYAVGERYGTIGVVLADGTVVEVSQLRGADFAEDASRRDFTINALGAAWPGLALLDAVGGLADLDAGILRAPGEPSERFAEDPLRVLRAARFVADLGFVLDPATEAAAAATAPLLADVSAERVRDELTALLLGEQVGEGLSVALRTGALAEVLPEVAALDGVTQPTFHDLDVFAHTVQTVDSTPAIFRLRWAALLHDVGKGPCRTVEPDGRIRFFRHAKIGAEMTARICERLRFSKAQSRAVTHLVAEHMRLGDLVIDNPRAVDRAVRRLDLWASSSADAVRLASAEDAVDLTMADFAATAHRADAPAVRTRLDAAVRASRGRGTRTRPGSVLGGTELMRELGLPEGPCVGDAQRAIEEAVAHGELRADDRPGALRVARSAVARGREGRT
- a CDS encoding type II toxin-antitoxin system RelE/ParE family toxin; translated protein: MAAYELKVAAAADRVLARIPEFAAAAIVELITGPLLENPLRLSKELEQDLAGYRVAKRGPYRVVFRIEHDAIIRVTRIDHRADVYRTR
- a CDS encoding type II toxin-antitoxin system Phd/YefM family antitoxin, translating into MSETRSLADVKAHLSEIVDLVESQQQRVIITRHGKPAAIIMSPDDLESLEETLDILSTPGALEEIRAADAEIDRGEYFTAAELRAKYLPKG
- a CDS encoding adenylosuccinate synthase; translated protein: MAGIVLVGAQWGDEGKGKITDLIADDFDYVVRFQGGNNAGHTVIHGGRTLKLHLIPSGIMYPHITPVIGNGCVIDPKVLLEEMDRLEADDLSTHRLLISCNAHIIMPYHKDLDGASERRLGKLEIGTTRRGIGPAYMDKASRMGLRVQDLQDEHIFRKKVEAALHEKNDLLEKLHGLPTYTVEQIAEEYLPYAERIKPHIADTSFVVNKALDADQWVLFEGAQGTLLDLDHGTYPFVTSSSPTAGGACTGAGVGPRRIDRVLGIAKAYITRVGSGPFPTELDDETGRHLIDVGHEFGTTTGRERRAGWYDAVIVRYTVQISGLTDLIITKLDVLSQLDTIKVCVAYEYEGHRYNNLPCHQTVFHHAKPIYEELPGWKSDITHCRTFEELPKEARDYVLYLEELADVPVSMIAVGPSREQTIMRRWEPRA
- a CDS encoding bacteriohemerythrin, coding for MGRWTPALLTGNSVVDAEHRELIALVDRLELTGNGPDGTGIAEALDELTDYVHVHFQMEEKLMRREGYPADAFEAHIAEHETLRRKTEEFAREYEDGKLDSVDPVVEFLYEWFSHHIAQVDTAMAEHVRANHARS